A single genomic interval of Acidobacteriota bacterium harbors:
- a CDS encoding homocysteine biosynthesis protein yields the protein MPKTIEEINQKIRKGKVVVATAEEIISIVEEKGFKKAAEEVDVVTTATFGPMCSSGAVINIGHTTPRMKITKAWLNKVEAYAGLAAVDLYIGAAQIPDDDPANEDYPGEFNHGGAYVIWDLIRGRDVELEAISYGTVDYPRKKLKATINIADLNECVLVNFRNCYQNYNVAVNASEKTIYTYLGVLKPNLGNAMYCSAGQLSPLLNDPYFKTIGIGTRIFLGGAQGFVFWNGTQHHPGGISRDDQGRLKGGGGTLALVGDMKEMSPRYIRPVSLIGYGVSLAVGVGIPIPILNEEVLRYTAVRDEEIYAPIVDYSEDYPNGKPNRFGYVSYGELKSGRIKIEGKEVPTGSMSSYPMALEIANLLKKWIREGKFVLSEMVQPLPQAGSGYEFRLFRGRIKDE from the coding sequence ATGCCGAAGACCATAGAGGAGATCAATCAAAAGATAAGGAAGGGTAAGGTCGTCGTTGCTACAGCGGAGGAGATAATAAGTATAGTGGAGGAGAAAGGGTTCAAGAAGGCAGCAGAGGAGGTGGATGTGGTAACCACTGCCACCTTCGGTCCAATGTGTTCCAGCGGGGCGGTGATCAACATAGGCCATACAACTCCGAGGATGAAGATAACCAAGGCATGGCTCAATAAGGTAGAGGCTTATGCTGGCCTTGCTGCGGTCGATCTCTACATCGGGGCGGCTCAAATCCCGGATGACGATCCCGCTAATGAGGATTACCCCGGGGAGTTCAATCACGGGGGCGCCTATGTGATCTGGGATCTCATAAGAGGAAGAGATGTCGAGCTCGAAGCTATCTCCTACGGTACAGTGGACTACCCGAGGAAGAAACTCAAGGCAACGATAAACATAGCCGACCTCAACGAGTGCGTTCTGGTGAATTTCAGGAATTGTTATCAGAACTACAATGTCGCGGTGAACGCATCGGAAAAGACGATCTACACCTACCTCGGGGTGCTAAAGCCCAATCTGGGAAACGCAATGTATTGTAGTGCCGGACAATTGAGCCCCCTTCTGAACGATCCCTACTTCAAGACGATAGGGATAGGGACAAGGATATTCCTCGGTGGTGCTCAGGGTTTCGTCTTCTGGAACGGAACTCAGCATCATCCCGGAGGGATCTCGCGGGACGATCAAGGAAGGCTCAAAGGAGGTGGGGGGACCCTCGCTTTAGTAGGGGATATGAAGGAGATGTCCCCGAGGTACATAAGGCCGGTGAGCCTCATCGGCTATGGGGTCTCTTTGGCAGTGGGGGTAGGGATTCCCATCCCGATCCTCAATGAGGAGGTCCTCCGCTACACCGCGGTGAGGGACGAGGAGATATATGCGCCGATCGTCGATTACAGCGAGGATTATCCGAACGGCAAGCCGAACAGGTTTGGCTATGTCAGCTATGGGGAACTTAAATCCGGGAGGATAAAGATCGAAGGGAAGGAGGTTCCCACGGGTTCTATGTCAAGTTATCCAATGGCGCTTGAGATAGCTAATCTACTCAAGAAATGGATAAGGGAAGGGAAATTCGTCCTGAGTGAGATGGTCCAACCCCTTCCTCAGGCGGGAAGTGGCTATGAATTTAGGTTGTTCAGAGGGAGGATCAAAGATGAGTGA
- the asd gene encoding aspartate-semialdehyde dehydrogenase, producing the protein LLKDHPWFEVSFLAASERSAGKRYEEAVEGRWHFEKDIPEGVRGLLVHSIEEMGEARKTCDFVFSALDTAVAKEWEERYAEAGVPVVSNSSAHRWDEDVPMIIPEINPDHLKIIPIQRKKRGWDRGFIAVKPNCSLQSYLIPLFPLHKEFTLKAVIVTTMQAISGAGYPGVASFDIIDNIVPYIKGEEEKSEREPRKILGRIEGDLIVEEKGIAISAHCNRVPVIDGHLACVSVAFESKPTREEILELWREFRGAPQELSLPFAPEQPIIYREEVARPQPRLDRDKGKGMAVTVGRLRECNVLNYRFVALSHNTIRGAAGGGILIAELLKERGFFNNL; encoded by the coding sequence CTCTTGAAGGACCATCCCTGGTTTGAGGTTTCCTTCCTCGCTGCCTCAGAGAGATCGGCGGGGAAAAGGTATGAAGAGGCGGTGGAAGGTAGATGGCATTTCGAGAAGGACATCCCGGAGGGGGTAAGGGGTTTGTTGGTTCACTCGATAGAGGAGATGGGGGAGGCGAGGAAAACTTGTGATTTCGTATTCTCCGCCCTCGATACCGCGGTGGCAAAGGAATGGGAGGAAAGGTATGCTGAGGCGGGGGTGCCGGTGGTCTCCAATTCCTCGGCACATAGATGGGATGAGGATGTCCCTATGATCATTCCCGAAATCAACCCCGATCACCTGAAGATAATACCGATCCAGAGAAAAAAGAGAGGATGGGATAGAGGGTTTATCGCGGTGAAGCCGAACTGTTCCCTACAGTCGTACCTCATTCCTCTTTTCCCCCTTCATAAGGAGTTCACCCTAAAGGCGGTGATCGTTACCACGATGCAGGCGATATCCGGTGCGGGTTATCCCGGGGTCGCCTCCTTCGACATCATCGATAACATCGTCCCTTACATAAAGGGAGAGGAGGAGAAAAGCGAAAGAGAGCCAAGGAAGATATTGGGTAGGATAGAGGGGGACCTCATCGTAGAGGAGAAGGGGATCGCAATATCAGCCCACTGCAATCGAGTGCCGGTGATAGATGGACATTTGGCTTGCGTCTCTGTGGCTTTCGAGAGTAAACCGACGAGGGAGGAGATCCTTGAGTTATGGCGGGAATTCAGGGGGGCGCCCCAGGAACTTAGTCTCCCCTTTGCCCCGGAGCAACCGATCATCTACCGGGAGGAGGTAGCGAGGCCACAACCGAGATTGGATCGGGATAAGGGGAAGGGGATGGCGGTTACCGTGGGAAGGCTGAGGGAGTGTAATGTCCTCAATTATCGGTTCGTAGCCCTCTCCCACAATACGATAAGGGGGGCGGCAGGAGGAGGGATACTTATTGCCGAACTTTTAAAGGAGAGAGGGTTCTTTAACAATCTATAA
- a CDS encoding UPF0280 family protein, whose protein sequence is MKLKFIEKKIGETRAKILANDEGYFNQAINEIIRRRREIERYIEENPKFKESLKPLSPKRKAPEIIKRMCHASKIFKVGPMAAVAGIIAEFSARKMAEAGAKSAIVENGGDIYAITEDEIIIGLFSNTRFDNLAFVLKKEDTPISICSSSSLMGHSLSFGRCDLAIVFSRDSAIADCGATKLANLIKDKQDLEKSLNYIISKPGVLGAVAIKDDSIGMVGELPQIITHRDRNLKKKVTKEPTYFI, encoded by the coding sequence ATGAAATTAAAATTTATCGAAAAAAAGATCGGGGAGACCAGAGCCAAGATATTAGCCAATGACGAAGGCTATTTTAACCAGGCAATTAATGAAATAATTAGGAGGAGAAGGGAGATCGAACGCTATATCGAGGAAAACCCCAAATTCAAGGAATCGCTAAAACCCCTCTCGCCAAAAAGGAAGGCTCCAGAAATAATAAAGAGGATGTGTCACGCTTCCAAGATATTTAAGGTAGGACCTATGGCGGCAGTAGCGGGTATAATCGCCGAGTTCTCCGCGAGGAAGATGGCGGAGGCTGGCGCTAAATCAGCGATCGTCGAGAACGGGGGTGATATCTACGCTATCACCGAAGATGAGATTATCATCGGCCTCTTTTCAAACACGAGGTTCGATAACCTCGCCTTCGTCTTAAAGAAAGAGGATACGCCCATCTCCATCTGTTCCTCGTCGAGCCTTATGGGCCATTCATTGAGCTTCGGCAGATGCGATCTCGCAATCGTCTTCTCAAGAGACTCTGCTATCGCCGACTGCGGGGCGACCAAACTGGCGAATCTGATCAAAGATAAGCAGGACCTTGAGAAGAGCCTCAATTATATAATCTCAAAACCAGGGGTCCTGGGAGCGGTCGCCATAAAGGACGATTCCATCGGTATGGTTGGAGAGCTCCCGCAGATAATAACCCATAGGGACAGGAACCTAAAGAAAAAGGTCACTAAGGAACCAACCTATTTTATCTAA
- a CDS encoding 4Fe-4S binding protein, with amino-acid sequence MSDEGGTNLKVERDDELCTMCGACIPHCPSSALYIRDRRTMEVGFDRERCTGCGICVRICPYRAMFIR; translated from the coding sequence ATGAGTGATGAGGGTGGAACTAACCTTAAGGTGGAAAGAGATGACGAGCTGTGTACTATGTGTGGTGCCTGTATCCCCCATTGTCCCTCCTCTGCCCTTTATATAAGGGATAGGAGGACGATGGAAGTTGGCTTTGATAGGGAAAGGTGTACCGGTTGCGGCATCTGTGTTAGGATATGTCCTTACCGGGCGATGTTTATTAGATAA